Sequence from the Parus major isolate Abel chromosome 1, Parus_major1.1, whole genome shotgun sequence genome:
ATTAACTCACACTGCAAACTTCCTTAACTGATGAacttaataaagcaaaaaattagttttataaaTACTAAATTATTCAAAACTACCAGACAGTAACTTGTGCTATTTACAACAAAAATCCCAGACCTCTGATTTTGGTACCTTTTCTTCTTGATGAGCCAAGCAGATCACCAGGTCTTTTCAGCTGGCCTCTACAGTGGGCAGGTTTCCAGTAACATGGGCTACGAAACACCTGAGCAAGTGAACCCCTGAGAACTCCACAGAACTGTGGAAACAGAGGCATAGATGTTCAGTGCCAGATATTGCTGTGTCTTGGACTAATAAAGGCAAACAGCCATTGGCTATGTTCAATTACACATCCCGCAGTACACCTTGGGAAGAGCCTGCACTTTGGCTTTGTAACCCAACAATTACAGCTGTCACTGTTACCAGAACTCCAAACAAAATGTCAAAGCCTGCTACCATGCAGCACAAGGACTGCTGCCCCACTCTGAGAAAGGCCAAAGGAAGAAGCACCCTTGGATATAAACTTCACTCACTtgaagaggggagaagggacATTTCCCCATCAGCAGCCCACCCTTTATTCTTGGGGCACAGAGAGGTGCTGCCTCTAGAGCAGACAGACTTGTTTTAGGTATCTTGCCCTACTGAACTCATCAccagaaaggaaacagcagcGGTGGAGATGAGCTTTACCTGACcaggaacagctgaggaaagCATCCCTGAGTGCTCTCCTTTACAAACTCCTGGATCTCCAGTACATTCTTTAACAATACTCCTCTGGAAGCTCGGTCAATTTTTGTTAACACCATCTGCATGTGGAAAGGGAggattaaaagaagaaagattattttgctgttaaCCTGGCACATCTGTAAGAGTCCTAGACCATCTTACAAAGCAGTCTGAAAGCTCTGGTCATATGTAGGGGGAAAAACAGTCTAGCACAGTTCACCAAAACACTTCTATGGCCTGTATAAGGAGTGGGCTTTTTCAAGCTGCTCAAGCTgagtattgaaaaaaaaaaagaatctatTTTTAAACCACACAAAAACCCCTTAAATCCCACTTGTCTCCCTCAACACACTATAAACCTATTTTATAAACAATAAAGGGTGTAGGGTTACTGTTTAGGTAGGTCAACTTGCATAAGCTCTGGTGAAGGGTACACACCTTTCTAGATTACCTGTACCTTACAACCAACCCAAGAATGGAGCATTGCCTACCACATAAGGAATCCCAAACTCTTCCAGCATCTCTACTGCAATGTGATCTGTTTTCTGGAGTCCAACTACACCATCAACTAATAGGAAAGTCCTCTTCAAGCTGCCAGAAATACAAGCAACAGTAATTGTCACCATTATTTCGTGCCTGCTCTGCTACTTCCAAATTCATAAGCAAAACCAAGTAACATGGAATCTGGGGATAGGATGAGCCAAGAAGAGCCATGCATAGAAACTGAGGGTCAGCATGGAGCAGTACCTCAatctttcctgctgttttgttATGTCTGAGCATGAATGGGTGACGCTGTAGAAGCTTCCAGGGAAATGATGTCAGAACTAACAGATGGAAGCAGCTACCCCTCTACATTTTCTCCCCTCATTACATGACACTTTATAAGGGTGTCTGTCtggctctccctgtgctgtgaggTACAGGTAGGTCCCTTACTTGTGCCGTTCCTGCAGATAGGCCTCCACCATCTCAACAAAGTCCTGCGGGGCGCGATAGCCGTATCCTGGCATATCCACCAGAGTAAAGTACTTCCCTACTTTGAAGAAATTCATCTTCTTGGTGTGGCCCTGAAGAGAGGATTTAGACAAGATGAAGTAGAGGGGTGGTTTtgaaaaaagctgctttaaGCAATGTACTAGGAGATGCTCTGCAAAATACCAGACACATGCTCCCACAGAACGCTTTAAACTGCCCAGTCTCCTACTTGTGTAGCAATCCTACATGGCTGTATCCATAAAACAGACTAAAAGTACTTTAATGGGTCTCTAAGCTTGGTTCTCCTCAAAAGGCTTTACAGCATACCTGCTCAGGTTGTGCAGCTCCTTTGTCTGCCTGAAGAGCTAGGCTGGGCTCCTTCTGTCTCTTCCTGGGCTAGAGCAAGGCCAGTGCTAGCCATGAGGATGGCTACCAGAGCTGGCACTTACTTTTTGTCATTTCAGGCTAGTCAAGAGCTTCTCAGCCCTACCCTCTGGACTGATACCAGCTTATGACCCTGTCGTGATTTAAAAGACAGACACAAAGGGAGGGAAGCTAAAAACGTCACTCACGGGGGTTTTTGACACTCTAACTTCCACTTCTGGAGCCAGTGAAAACAAGGCCCGGATTAAAGATGACTTCCCCACATTGCTCCGGCCGATGAAGCACACCTGCAgggggagaggcagagagggCACATTTACACCTACTCACCTCTCGCTGCCGCCAGGCCTGGTCATTTCCCAGCCCGTGCTGCCAGTAGTGTCCTGTGCCACGGGCACGTCAGGCTGCCTAGCTGCACAACGGGGAGCAACAACAAACAAGCGATTTTTGACAAGGCAGCAGGAAGTGCCCGGCATATGGCGCGGCGCAGACACAGCTGCACAACCACCCCTTTACCCGcgcagctcagcccagcccggGGTGGCCCGGCCGGGGGAAGCCGCTGTGCCGGCCGAGCGGGCAGCGCTCGCCTGACCTCGGGTagggcgggcggcggggcaTGGTCCATGCGCACGGCGGAGCTCACGTAGTCGATGGGGTGCCCGCGGTCGGACCTGAAGAGCGCCTCGGCGCGCTGCAGGGCGGCCAGCCCGGGCTGGAAGAGGCGGAACCGCGTCGTGTCGGTGCCGGGCGCCAGGTGCCGCTCCAGCTTCTGCAGCGGGAACACGATGGCGCTGCGGCGGCTCCGCTCCAGCCgcagcacctgggacagggcGGCCAGCGGCGGCGAGACCCGGCCCGCCGCACCGCCCGCCCGCGGCAGCAGCATCCCGGCGGCTGCAAGCGGCACCCGGCCGGCCCCGGAAGGCGGCGGGCGGGACGGCGGGGCGGGCCCGGCTGCCCCCACCAAGGCCGGAGTGCTCAGGGCCCGTTACGGCGTGTGTGCCCGCAGGCCGCGTGGAGCACCGAGAGCTGCGGGCGCTGCCTGGGCCCGGCtcttcatagaatcacagaatgggctgagttggaagggacacacaaggatcatcaaatccagctcctgaccctgcacagcaccatccccaaatCAAACCATatgcctgagagtgttgtcctGACCTTGCCAGGCTTGGTGGTGTGACCACTTCGCttcttccagtgcccagccaccctctgggtgcTGTTCCTAATATCAAACCTAAACCTCCCCGACACAATTTCAGGCCGTTCCCTCgggtcctgtcactgatcaGTACCTGTGCTTCCTCtcaccctcacaaggaagttccagactgcagtgaggtctaTCCTcactcttctccaggctgaacagaccaagtgacctcagttcctcctcatatggcttcccctcaaggcaCTTCTCCATCCTCATTACCCTACTTTGGACGGTCTTTAATAGCTTTATATCCTTCTTATGTTGTGACCAAACTATACACAATATTCAAGGTGAGGCCGAcaatcccctcccctgcctgcctgtgATGCTGTGtctgatgcccccaggacagggttgcccctcctggctccagggcactgctggctcagattCAACTTCCCACAGACCAgggacccccaggtccctttccatggcactgctttccagcatctcattccccagtctgtccatacatccagggttgccccatccAAGGTACAGAATCTGGTACTTTCCCTTGTTCAACTTCATATGGCTGGTGATTGCCCAGTCCTTTTATTTATCAAGGTCTCTCTGCAAGGCCTCTGCTCCCAATTCTGTATCATCTCTTCAGCTCTGTCTTATGTGTGTTCTCAGGCCAAGCCCAGTCAcactctggagctgctgagggctcCTTGTGCTGACACTGTTTGGCCAGGGAGTGTGGCAAAGCAGCCCTGTCCCATAACACCATCCatctcctggctgcagccaccagctTTCCAAGTGGTCCTATGACAAGtaaaatattaagtaatttcagaaaaaagagaaaatccattTCTTCAAGGAGAACTATGTAGAGGGCAGCtctattttgaataaaataaacccaaaccaaccacaAAACTGTTGGGACCTGTATTCACACTATAGTAAGAAGACCCCTGAAGTTTTGCTACTTAGTTGATATGTACCAGAGTGCTGTTTTCCTATCAAAAAAACACATAACACTTTTTACATTGTTCTCCTTCATGACTACAATTCACAGGGCTGTAATGCCgcagaaataaatgtatgtcCTTGAAAAATTTCAGCTTGAAAGTACTGCAATTTTAACACCATCAAATGAAAGTAAACATCAGTTTCTTTATATAAGTAATACATGTAAATATCCTTATGTTCAACCTTGTATCAGGCCAGCCTGGACATCCTGTGGAGCACTGCCTTTCCTTTGAGACAAGACCCCTTTTTCTTCCCTAGTCTCAGCCCTCTGTTTAAAGCCCTGTAAGTCTGGATGGTTTAATTACTACAATGAATAGATTCAAGGCCAGGAAGAACCGTTAGAAAATAACAGAGGCTATATCCCACTTTCTTTGTATTAATCTCAGTTACAAAGCTATAGGCAGAGAACTTTGATCCCTTAAGAAAAGGGCAGGCAACAACATAGATGTTTCTCAGAGATagctttgaatattttttagtGTGACAAACTTCTGTTGAAACCCATAAGCTGCTTCTCAAATTTATGATCAGTGAAAGTGGTTAACAGTGAGAGGTAAATGGTGTAAACCTAGAGAAAACCCCCTGTATTTTACCTCTGTCCTGTAAATTAAGTCCTCTTAAAACCTGCTTTGTTTCACAGCAAGACAGAGCTCAAATGTGCGTAGCTCAGGACAGACCACAATCACTGGCTGCTACATGCATACTTAGCACTCTTCTGTGCTTCCATATAAATCTATAGATGATTTTATTTGTCTCCAAACCAGTTTGGAACCTACAGCCTCTCTCCTGCCACTGCCTATGGTACAAATACttataaatgcagaaaaaaaaaaaaaaaggcaaaacctttCAAGAATTACTTCAGGAACACCactaatctttttttttttttttttggtgggggggaGCATTAAAGCAGCAACCTAATTGAATTGAAATCTATGGTGAATCtattaacagaaaaaacacactGGCCAGAAAGAGAGGCTTGTTCCTAACCACACCAGCAGGCAGATTTCCCCATTTCTATGCCAGATTGTGACGCATGTAGCAGAACAAGTGCTTTTAGCTACTTTTGCCCGAGTCTCACACAGctcacagctgcaggcagcagactTGCCTGCTTCAAATTACCCTGCAGTTGTTACCCCTGCCAGGCACACTTTCTGTAGCACATTACACCCAGAACAGCCAGCCAGCCACAGGAGGAAAGGCCGCAGAGAAACCAGTTGGCCCATTTAACACCACATCTGCAGGTGTGATGATGGGAGCAGAAGTGCCCAGTTCACAGGCCAGGGACCTGCCACTAATTAAGTCTCTCTTTTTAATGTGACTGCATAGGTGGCAGGAACAAATTAAGGTGGTATAGGAACTTTTGAATACTTCTAATTATAGCAGGGGGTGGGATAGACATGAGCATCCAGTAAACCCACATCTAAAACCTGGAGACTGGAACTGTACATTTTAGTggaaggtggttttttttttaatctctggaCCAAACTGCAGTCTAGGTTCTTTGGGGGCAGACCATATGAAGATGGAAAATGGCATGTTACTGTGGATAGAGCTGGTAAATTACCAATATTTAAGCCTGCTTTGTATCTCCCCTGAAAGATTTTACTTTCTATTGTGCATGTTATTGCTAAACATCAGGAATTCACACTGACATTGCCTATGGCTCATAACTGTGGCAGCAGATGTCTCTTTTCGGTTGCTGGTTATGTAGTTCAAATGTTAGGGAATTACTACAAAAGTAATTTAGTCCACATTAAAAACTCTGACAATCATTCCTCTGGAGTTTGAAAGAGGGATCTATAACCATTGACACTGACCTAAATCCCACACAATAGTCAAGAGAATGGAGCTGGAAGGAAGTGGCAACACCAGTTGTCTTATCTGGTCTGATCTTGTCTGTCTAGCATTGTGAGACAGGTCAAAGCATCATTCATTTCAGATATCTGTCGGAGAAGAGTAGCTGCGAGACCAGCTGGAGATGGAGTTCTGGGAGAGCAGTGAGGTGCATTTGGGATGGTTGGTTCAGGTCCTGTGAACCAAACACAGCTGAGGTCTTGAGTTTCATTTCCACCAAGAGAAGCGTGGACCAAATATTGTCACCAGGAAGCATGCTGGAAAGGACAGGGTGAACACACCAGCCTGCCTGCTTTCTTTTGTGACATCAACAGCAGGAGTGACTGTGTCTGAATCTGTGCTTCCACTTAAAGTACATCTTATCTTCTTCTCACTTGAAAGGTGGTTTAGAAACTAGAGTTACTAGGATATGGAATTTTAAAGGCTAAATTATTTGTATAAAATGCTAAGAAGCTTTGCATTTTCCTCTATGCAAACTACGCGATTTGGGGCAGGGAGAAATGTCTCTAGGCACAAGAAGGAATTCAAGGCCACAGATGTCTCAAGGGCTGGATATTCTGagatattaacaaaaaatagttGAAATTTTTAGAATACTCATACACAttagtggaaaatatttttttaaaggttctATAGTAAAGTAATGAAAGAGAGACTCATCATTGTTCATGTGGCAGGTAACACTGCTAGTCCCAGCTGAAGAGACCAGTGGTTTTACAGaactgaaattctctttttaatatcCATGTTAAATTTGAcgtgtttttttttcccctggaccCAAACTGACAACGTCAATACTAGGAAATAAACAGCGAACATGTCAGACAGttaaatgttttggggtttttgactgttaagtaaaaagaaaaagagctttttaaGGTGAGTGCTGTTGTTTGCTTTGagcaggagaagaagaaagcacaGCCATCACATGGGTCCTGACAAAAACCCTCATAGCAGCAGaaacatcagcagcagcagcgtgaAGCCCATCTTTGCAAAACACTGCTTTCTCGGGGGCTGAACCACTAATGACCATTAGCAGCTTGCTCTGAAATATCCAGGAGGGCAGCTGgagtggtttagatttgccaatttgagtttcctggccaatgcaccaaataatgtaGTGGGTtttagcactggctaaaatcaTCAGGGTACTTactcattttttgctgtgagacatggattaggagaagggcaaaacaggcttaaaacttaaaaggaataacaaaactttattaacaggactacaagaataagaaaccagaataaaaccttcagaaacctttcctccccctacccaactttttcctttcccaactggTGTAGAGACAAAATTTGGAATTTTAGAacagtaccaactatacaatagtcttttcatcagtctttgtagggagaggaattttctcttgtcatgccaTGGAAAGTTCTCCACAAGAAATAGTTCtttcatggcttttcatttttatgaataGCAGCCGCTCGGGCAAAAATTCTGCCATCCTGCCatctcctcccattttcacagccctcctagaggtgtGTCTATGAGCCTAAATGCAGCTAAAACCAGAATTTGTTATGTCTGTTATGGGGGGTGCAGGGGGAGGCTAAGTCACTCTTCCAGAGGTGAGATGTACATCCAGAGTCATAACCAACATAAAGGAAACAGGATGTCATGCAGTTGTTCATGGTGGTTGTGAGCTATGAATTCAATTAAAAGGGTCTTAGAGCACAGAAGCCTTCTGAGTTAAGACAGAAACAGTCTAACAGCGAAGGACACTGGAAaccagctccagggctgtgctggaggtggTTGGAGAACAACCAggtccagcagcacagctgcttggATCTGCTGCCTGGGGCATGGCAGTGGTCATCTTGACATAATACTGTTACTGGCTCCAGTTTTAATGTTGGACTGAGAGTATGGGcttccaaaaccaaaaaactcccaCCAATCCTCCCCCTGCCAAATCACCTAAACAACCTTTCCACTGTCCACAGTCATGCAGTAAGTTGTTGTGTTATGGCCAGACTGTAATCCAGAGACTCAGATCCCAAAAGGCTAATTAAAGAAATACCAAATAATTTCCCAGCCATCACTTTGAATATCAGAGATGAGGTAGAATCTTTGGCAAAAAGCCCCAGTCCCAAAACCATTAGGCCATTCCCCAAAGTAACTGGACTAGGTTGCATCCCATACAGTAGGGAATTCTCCCCATTTATCCAGAGTTTTCCTGCCTTAGTTTCTAAAATGACCCTACATTCTCCATGTGCCTGGGTCTGTTACTCGTGATTAAACCCCCAGTGATTAGAACCCCAAAATCTTCTGATTTTCATGACTTAAACCATTATTTCATGCTGCTTCTGCCAGCTGGTTCTGAACTACCTTACCCACAGACTGTGTGGTTGAAACTATGGTATATCTCACAGCACAGGGATCTACATGTGATCTTTGCATCTTGGACTTGCCTTGAAACATGAGCAATGGTTGTTGCACTTCACTGCTAAACCACACAGCACTGAAGCAGAAGCTGTGTTGACCAAGGTGCAGGTTGCTATCTGAGATTGACAGAGTGACTTTTTGGAAAGTATAACTGAAGCAACAAGACATCAGAGATGAGAATTTCATTATATTGCTGCTGTTGTCTTTTCATAAGAAGCGTAAACAGAGATTGCCTAACTTTCTCTTTGGACTTACACAGCTTTTTCTTGGAATCATGCATGGATGCTATGTCTCCTCTCAGTTAAATAGCACCCACTATTTGGGTGAAGGGTGGGGTGAAGGAAGTCGTGGTTGTCTGCCTTCCAGTAGTCCCTCCAGTCATGGGTGTCTTGCATCTGTTTGACCACAAAATGGAAGCCCTTGCAACCACATTTCACACAGCCACGTAAATACATAAATCTGCTCTGACCATAGTCGTAGGGGAAGAGTTCTGTTCTTAGAACAGTCAAGCAATCATCAACTCATTTCAGCTTGGTCTCTTCAGAGTGTGGGGAGGCAAATATTTTActgacaaaattaaattcagtacATTAATTTCCAGGGAGGTTCATCTTACATCTAGGAAAGCTGTCTTTGCTGGTATAAGGCAGGAGTCTTAATTTATGCAAGATCCCTAAAAGTTTTTCCCTAAACTACTACTGTCCGTCTTCCCATGAGATTAAGGCACTCTTCTGTCTCTACACAAAATCCCACAGTTCAATGCTCACTTGTATCTATATATGAATAtactgagaaacaaaacagtggtgcaaaaaaaaccagcctTGGCCTAACTGTAGGTGTACTATTATCAGAGGAAAAGAGCTGTAATATAAAAGTACATCATACCTAGCTACCCTCTCTCCCTGTAGGGGAGAAATGATTGCCAGTGCCTTTTAGAGAAATGTCTTTGTCTATTACATATGTGGGGAAGAACAGAGTGGGCAgaacaaggaatttttttgagagattttgcttttaatatgtTGAGCATCCTTTAAGTGGTTAACTAAAAATATCCTTCCCCTAGTTCCCAATGATAAAATTCTTACTGTGAGTGTTATTGTGTTATTGTGTTTATGTTGTTTGAAATAGGTGTTTGCTTGAAATAAACAGAGTTGTTAGGCTGCAAACTGAGCTGTATCTGAACTATACAAATATGTTGTGTAAATCAAAGATAGATTGTAGTGAAACTTGGAGATAATAATCTGAATATTCATGATAGTTACAACAGTAAACCTAGGAacttaaatattgttttaatattaatggCAAGAGTGACCAGCCCATAGACTgggtgctggagtgtgtccagagcaAGACTGGTGGAGGGTTTGGAGAGCAAgtcctgtgaggaatggctgagggagatggggttgttcagtctggagaagaaaacatttggGGGTGATCTTATCACACTCTTCAACTATGTGAAAGGATGTTGCAGCCAGGTGAGGATTGGGCTTTTCTCCCAGGCAGCAAGccacaggacaagaggacatagcctcaagctgtgccacaggaggttcaggttggacatcacaaagaatttcttcatggaaagagtgATTAAACATTGAATTGCAttgtccagggaggtggtggagtcactgtccctggaggtgttgaAGAAATGGCTGGACATGGCAGTCAGTGCCATGGTGTAGCTGACAAGGTGGTGATCtgtcacaggttggactcaatgatattggagctcttttccaacctaattggTTTCATGATTCTGTGCTATGAACTGTAACAGCCATATTACAGTAAGGACTATGGGGCTGACCCAAATCCCCACCGACACCCACCTAGGAGGATGTGAAGATGACCATGTAGCAACCACTTGGTAATGGAACAGAGAGCCAGTGAAGAGAGAGAAGATCCCAGACCCTGGTATTGCTGTGGGTCCAGACTGTCATGTGAGGAATGGGGGATCAGATTGTAAGGGTATAATTGCCCAGGGGTGTCTTTATTCCTGGTCTGTCTTTTAAGGTCCCTAGCTTGAGCTGCCAGATGTCATAAGTGATCTGTGCCAATAGTCCTGCCAAATTTAGATGAGAGCATTCtgttaaacattttattaacaCCAAGATCTAAGCCAAACACGAAAAATCACACTGGTTAGGTCTTGTTCAAGTTCTGCTGTAGACTTGGTCTTCCCACACTAACACTGGGTACAGTGGGCCAGAAGGCTCCTGGGCAGTGAGCAAATACAAATACCACTTCCTCTCTGCTCACCAATTCTCATCAGAGAAAGCCTCATGCCAGGAAGAAGAACCAGCTCTTCGTAATTGCACTGTGGGGCTCTTAGGAGCAGAAGAAGAGCAATGACTCTGGCTTCAGGATCATGGGCAGGGAATGATGGGGAGCTCACAGCAAGATGGAGGGTGCAAGAAATCCTTCTCACCCACAAAAACAAGAACTACTTTGAAAGTTGTCAGGATGAGCATTTGCACCATTGTCCTTCTCACCGTCACAGGAGTTACAGCTACTTCTGATGGTACTTTGGCACCACCTCTCTGTTAagggcaggggaggaaaaggcagaataTCAGAGTGATATGTACTCAACtgttttttgagaaagaaaagtctgGTAGAAGGGATCTTTACAAATTGCTGAAGGGACTTTTGGATGGAAAACCAGTAACCTGAAAATCAGACAGAGGCAcaaggaaaacaggat
This genomic interval carries:
- the GTPBP8 gene encoding GTP-binding protein 8 codes for the protein MLLPRAGGAAGRVSPPLAALSQVLRLERSRRSAIVFPLQKLERHLAPGTDTTRFRLFQPGLAALQRAEALFRSDRGHPIDYVSSAVRMDHAPPPALPEVCFIGRSNVGKSSLIRALFSLAPEVEVRVSKTPGHTKKMNFFKVGKYFTLVDMPGYGYRAPQDFVEMVEAYLQERHNLKRTFLLVDGVVGLQKTDHIAVEMLEEFGIPYVMVLTKIDRASRGVLLKNVLEIQEFVKESTQGCFPQLFLVSSVEFSGVHLLRCFVAHVTGNLPTVEAS